The proteins below come from a single Edaphobacter acidisoli genomic window:
- a CDS encoding glycoside hydrolase family 88/105 protein, producing the protein MNYLRMGWVRVGVGHVLRGGLLGALSLSLAAAPCCIAQGTAKPAAKKAPSVERDSVGDAPDNPGPLATGLSSALKPKAIDAAMTKVADWQLKESEAKFNRQWTFAALYDGLIATSQTTKNPKYADAVRNFAEKSNWTLLDERFPHADDMAMGQSYLWLYQIDPQPVRMANTKEILDQLIARPDDPNKLLWWWCDALFMGPPELARTYAITHDKKYLDYMDHEWWLTSNELYSQQDHLYFRDSRYLTKKEANGKSLFWSRGNGWVMGGLVNVLEFMPADYPSRAKYVEQLRQMAAALAAVQGKDGLWRSGLLNPDGYALPENSGSAFITYGIAYGINAHILDRKTYLPVVQKAWKGMLSHVYADGRLGSIQAIDAAPGQFKPSASYVYGVGGFLLAGSELHKLAESKH; encoded by the coding sequence ATGAATTATTTGAGGATGGGATGGGTCCGTGTCGGAGTCGGCCATGTATTGCGCGGCGGCCTTTTGGGTGCGCTTTCGCTTTCGCTTGCCGCGGCTCCCTGTTGCATTGCGCAGGGCACTGCGAAACCGGCGGCGAAGAAAGCCCCGTCGGTGGAGCGCGACTCTGTGGGCGACGCGCCGGACAATCCTGGCCCGCTTGCTACAGGGCTCTCGTCTGCACTCAAGCCGAAGGCGATTGATGCGGCCATGACGAAGGTTGCGGACTGGCAGTTGAAGGAGTCCGAGGCGAAATTCAATCGGCAGTGGACCTTCGCCGCGCTCTACGACGGGCTGATTGCAACTTCTCAAACAACGAAGAATCCGAAGTACGCCGATGCGGTGCGTAACTTTGCGGAGAAGTCCAACTGGACTCTGCTCGATGAGCGCTTTCCTCATGCGGATGACATGGCGATGGGGCAGTCGTACCTGTGGCTCTATCAGATCGATCCGCAGCCGGTGCGGATGGCGAACACGAAGGAGATCTTGGACCAGCTCATTGCGCGCCCGGACGATCCGAACAAGCTGCTCTGGTGGTGGTGCGATGCGCTGTTTATGGGACCTCCGGAGCTGGCGCGCACGTATGCCATTACGCATGACAAAAAATATCTCGACTATATGGACCATGAGTGGTGGCTGACTTCGAACGAGCTGTACAGCCAGCAGGATCACCTCTACTTCCGCGACAGCCGCTATCTGACGAAGAAAGAGGCCAATGGCAAATCGCTGTTCTGGTCGCGCGGAAACGGTTGGGTGATGGGCGGGCTGGTGAATGTGCTGGAGTTCATGCCTGCGGATTATCCGAGCCGCGCCAAATATGTCGAACAGCTTCGCCAGATGGCTGCGGCGTTGGCGGCGGTTCAGGGCAAGGACGGACTGTGGCGCTCGGGCCTGCTCAACCCCGATGGGTATGCGCTGCCGGAGAACTCCGGCTCGGCCTTCATCACCTACGGCATTGCGTATGGAATCAACGCGCACATTCTCGACCGCAAGACCTACCTGCCGGTTGTGCAGAAGGCGTGGAAGGGAATGCTCAGCCATGTCTATGCTGACGGCAGGCTTGGCTCAATCCAGGCGATCGACGCGGCTCCGGGGCAGTTCAAGCCTTCTGCGAGCTATGTCTATGGTGTGGGCGGATTCCTGCTGGCTGGTTCGGAGCTGCACAAGCTGGCGGAGAGCAAACACTAG
- a CDS encoding protease pro-enzyme activation domain-containing protein, protein MRSRLFSLALSFAALTVFASSGQAAVQNRIVSNVTSSRTSLEHSVPLRAKSANDLGAAPSDQALTNLSLRFSMSAAQKADLDQLVEEQQEPNSPEYHQWLTPEQFGARFGLSAADMAKVSAWLSSQGFTITGKARSSTFITFTGTVAQAEKAFGTSIHRLSYNGEEHISNMTDPTVPAAFAGVVSSITGLHDFKAKPRVRTSRVALNSKYTYTSTGTTSHYIAPGDLYTIYNENSLLSNGTNGKGVTIAVMGQTSLITSEIAAFRSAAGLPASVPTLQLYGSNPGVVAGDIDESSLDVEWAGAAAPGATILFVYGPDVFNNSLTQAIDLNLAPIITISYGLCETMVNTNYNINTFNQLLEQANAEGITVVSAAGDSGATDCDTSGLASEGLAVDFPGSSPYVVSAGGTMFSGDANSPSTYWNSSNTTNGTNQYTSSVKSYIPESVWNETDSSTGLTAGGAGGGGASAYFAKPAWQTGTGVPNDGSRDVPDISMNAAAIHDGYIVCSQSDCTSGFAANNNIDVFGGTSVAAPTFAGILALVEQTQGKLGNVGGKLYGLASMANVYNDITSGNNSVYCIQGSPNCANGGPIGFNAGVGYDQATGLGSINIGNFVADWASAVPTGTTSTIGTTLSTTTLTASGSLCGLTAATLPLSVTVASGGSSTATPSGTVQFYVDSKAVGSPVPLANGTATYTLSLAGLTSGRHNVSVVYSGDATFAGSKGSLLANSTNTGIVSPIDVVSTTSPDFSITPCTATTNVVSGAAASAIVLTITPSDGFTGSVNLSANSDTGDLLGYAFSVKPVVISSGSATSSFVLTATVTTTNGKLKKLGPPINHQSGKAPWYAAGSGATLACFVLILVPRKRKLGALLAVLLSVAAIGAIGCSSNTATASGGGGGTGGGGTTTSPASPGTYNITVTATSGNLVHSVVLTYNVQQ, encoded by the coding sequence ATGCGCAGCCGTTTGTTTTCCCTTGCACTCTCCTTTGCCGCGCTCACAGTCTTTGCTTCATCGGGCCAGGCCGCAGTTCAAAACAGAATCGTCTCTAACGTTACGAGCAGCAGGACCTCTCTGGAGCACTCGGTGCCGCTCCGTGCCAAAAGCGCGAACGATCTGGGCGCCGCTCCGTCGGACCAGGCTTTGACGAACCTGTCTTTGCGCTTCAGCATGAGCGCAGCGCAGAAGGCAGATCTGGACCAGCTTGTTGAGGAACAGCAGGAGCCTAATTCACCGGAGTATCACCAGTGGCTCACGCCGGAGCAGTTTGGTGCGCGCTTTGGCCTGAGCGCCGCTGACATGGCGAAGGTTTCGGCCTGGCTGAGCAGCCAGGGATTCACCATTACGGGCAAGGCACGCAGCTCCACCTTCATCACCTTCACCGGAACGGTAGCGCAGGCGGAGAAGGCATTCGGCACCAGCATCCACCGGCTCTCCTACAACGGCGAAGAGCACATCTCGAACATGACGGACCCGACCGTGCCTGCCGCATTTGCCGGAGTAGTTTCGAGCATTACCGGGCTGCATGACTTCAAGGCGAAGCCCCGTGTGCGCACAAGCCGGGTGGCGCTCAATTCGAAGTACACCTATACCAGCACTGGCACTACCAGTCACTACATTGCTCCCGGCGACCTCTACACGATCTACAACGAAAACTCGCTGCTCAGCAATGGAACCAATGGCAAAGGCGTCACTATTGCAGTGATGGGCCAGACATCGTTGATTACGAGTGAAATTGCAGCCTTCCGCAGTGCAGCCGGTTTGCCTGCCAGCGTTCCTACACTTCAGCTCTACGGGTCGAATCCCGGAGTCGTTGCCGGAGATATCGACGAGTCATCGCTCGATGTGGAGTGGGCAGGCGCGGCAGCGCCTGGAGCTACGATTCTGTTTGTTTATGGTCCGGACGTCTTTAACAATTCGCTGACTCAAGCCATTGACCTCAATCTCGCTCCGATCATCACGATCAGCTATGGCCTCTGCGAGACCATGGTGAATACCAACTACAACATCAACACCTTCAATCAGCTTTTGGAGCAGGCCAACGCCGAAGGCATTACCGTGGTGAGCGCGGCGGGCGACTCCGGCGCGACGGATTGCGACACATCCGGCCTTGCCAGCGAAGGCCTTGCTGTGGACTTCCCCGGAAGCTCTCCCTATGTGGTCTCGGCGGGCGGAACGATGTTCTCGGGCGACGCGAATAGCCCGTCCACGTATTGGAACTCGAGCAACACCACAAACGGCACGAATCAGTACACAAGCTCAGTGAAGAGCTACATTCCCGAGAGCGTGTGGAACGAGACCGACTCGAGCACAGGGCTGACTGCGGGCGGCGCGGGCGGTGGCGGTGCGAGCGCCTACTTCGCAAAGCCTGCGTGGCAGACAGGCACCGGCGTCCCGAACGATGGCTCGCGCGACGTTCCGGATATCTCCATGAACGCCGCGGCCATCCACGATGGATACATCGTGTGTAGCCAGAGTGACTGCACCAGCGGGTTTGCCGCAAACAACAATATCGATGTGTTTGGCGGAACATCGGTCGCTGCACCTACCTTTGCAGGAATACTGGCGTTGGTGGAGCAGACGCAGGGCAAACTTGGAAATGTCGGCGGCAAACTCTACGGCCTCGCTAGCATGGCAAATGTCTACAACGACATTACCAGCGGCAATAATTCTGTCTACTGCATTCAAGGTTCACCGAACTGCGCGAATGGCGGCCCAATCGGCTTCAACGCTGGCGTCGGCTACGATCAGGCAACCGGGCTCGGCAGCATCAATATCGGAAACTTCGTGGCCGATTGGGCGAGCGCAGTTCCAACCGGCACAACGAGCACGATTGGAACAACGCTTTCGACGACCACGCTTACAGCCTCCGGCTCGCTCTGCGGACTCACTGCGGCCACTCTTCCGCTTAGTGTGACCGTCGCAAGCGGCGGCTCTTCCACGGCGACACCAAGCGGTACAGTGCAGTTCTATGTCGATAGCAAAGCCGTCGGCTCACCCGTTCCCTTAGCCAATGGCACGGCAACCTACACGCTGAGCCTGGCAGGGCTGACGTCGGGTCGACACAACGTCAGCGTCGTCTATTCCGGGGACGCAACGTTTGCCGGGTCGAAGGGCTCGCTGCTGGCGAACTCCACCAACACCGGTATCGTTTCTCCGATTGATGTTGTCTCAACGACCTCGCCGGACTTTTCGATCACGCCTTGCACGGCCACGACCAATGTAGTGAGCGGGGCAGCAGCCTCGGCTATCGTTCTGACGATTACGCCGTCCGATGGCTTCACCGGCTCGGTGAACCTATCTGCCAACTCGGATACAGGCGATCTGCTGGGCTACGCATTTTCGGTCAAGCCTGTCGTCATCAGCTCCGGCTCTGCCACCTCGTCGTTTGTCCTGACCGCAACCGTGACGACGACAAACGGCAAGCTGAAGAAGCTGGGCCCGCCAATCAACCACCAGTCCGGCAAGGCTCCCTGGTATGCGGCGGGTTCTGGCGCAACGCTTGCATGCTTTGTGCTGATTCTTGTGCCGCGCAAGCGCAAGCTGGGTGCGCTGCTTGCCGTGCTGCTCTCTGTGGCGGCCATTGGAGCCATTGGCTGTAGCTCAAACACGGCGACTGCCTCAGGTGGCGGTGGAGGCACCGGAGGTGGTGGTACTACAACCTCACCCGCCTCGCCCGGGACGTATAACATCACGGTCACGGCAACATCAGGCAATCTGGTTCACAGCGTTGTTCTGACTTACAACGTCCAGCAGTAG
- a CDS encoding 3-hydroxyacyl-CoA dehydrogenase/enoyl-CoA hydratase family protein, with protein MTLSTTEPATTSIRQIRKVAVLGAGTMGSRIAAHMTNAGMPVVLLDIVPPGTAADADKAAKNKFVLAAMEGLKKSKPAAFYAPDNARLITVGNFDDDLALLADCDWIIEVVAEDLAIKRALLEKVEKHRRANAIITSNTSGLPIHKIVEGMGEDLRRHWFGTHFFNPPRYMRLLELIPTPDSDPADAALVERFCDLRLGKTVVHAHDTPNFIANRIGTFSMTNAMRLMQVQGLTIEEIDALTGSAIGWPKTGTFRLGDMVGIDVLAHVAKNFRAQAAAIHDERADIELLPFIGTMVEKKWLGDKTGQGFYKKQGKDAEGRDIRLVIDPATLEYKSSTRPKLAALEMTKNVESAAARIPQLLHADSKDKAAAFYWPFLTELFTYAANRVPEIADNIVEIDEAMKAGYNWELGPFEMFDAAGVRATTEKMRAAGAPIAANVEKLLAVGGTWYRDDASVPSGRLYFDPVSNSYKPVVLPDGVASVATIKKAKGVVRKNPGASVIDLGDGVAAIELHSKMNALGDDIVSLITQTLKPASEQVAGFEAVVITGDSTNFSVGANLMQLLLLMQDQEWDDVDLAVRAFQNMTQAIKFCPRPVVVAPYGMCLGGGTEMSLHAAARQPHAELYMGLVETGVGLIPGGGGCKEMAIRSVEAATSIRPDGRGEGVELFEALKKNFETIAMAKVSTSAAEASALGFLKDSDNVTMNRGRLLTDAKLRARQLADAGYTPPVPRSDIPAPGENALATLKLAVWTMHEAQFISDHDAKVANWVAYALCGGKVTPGTPVSEQYLLDLEREAFLSLCGEKKTQERIAFTLKTGKPLRN; from the coding sequence ATGACGTTGAGCACCACTGAGCCTGCCACAACTTCTATCAGACAAATCCGCAAGGTCGCTGTATTGGGCGCAGGCACAATGGGCTCGCGCATCGCAGCTCATATGACTAATGCGGGCATGCCCGTAGTTCTGCTGGACATCGTGCCTCCTGGAACCGCGGCTGACGCCGATAAGGCGGCAAAGAACAAGTTTGTGCTCGCGGCTATGGAGGGCTTGAAGAAATCCAAGCCGGCGGCGTTTTACGCGCCTGACAACGCGCGGCTCATCACAGTGGGCAACTTCGATGACGATCTCGCATTGCTCGCGGACTGCGACTGGATCATCGAGGTCGTCGCGGAAGACCTGGCAATCAAGCGAGCTCTTCTCGAAAAGGTGGAGAAGCATCGCCGCGCGAACGCCATCATTACGAGCAACACGAGCGGCTTGCCGATTCACAAGATCGTTGAGGGCATGGGCGAGGACTTGCGGCGCCACTGGTTTGGCACGCACTTCTTCAACCCTCCGCGGTATATGCGGCTGCTTGAACTGATTCCCACGCCGGACTCTGATCCTGCCGACGCCGCATTGGTGGAGCGGTTCTGCGATCTGCGCCTGGGCAAGACCGTCGTTCACGCGCACGACACGCCGAACTTTATCGCCAACCGTATCGGCACGTTTTCCATGACGAATGCGATGCGGCTGATGCAGGTGCAGGGACTGACGATTGAAGAGATCGATGCGCTGACCGGTTCAGCGATCGGATGGCCAAAGACAGGCACGTTTCGCCTGGGAGACATGGTTGGCATCGACGTGCTGGCGCATGTGGCGAAGAACTTCCGCGCGCAGGCTGCGGCGATTCACGATGAGCGCGCCGACATCGAACTGCTTCCGTTCATCGGCACGATGGTCGAGAAAAAGTGGCTTGGCGACAAGACCGGGCAGGGCTTCTACAAGAAGCAGGGCAAGGATGCAGAGGGCCGCGATATACGCCTGGTGATCGATCCGGCCACGCTCGAATACAAGTCGAGCACGCGCCCGAAGCTGGCCGCGCTTGAGATGACGAAGAACGTCGAGTCTGCCGCCGCACGCATTCCGCAACTGCTCCACGCGGATAGTAAAGACAAGGCAGCGGCGTTCTACTGGCCGTTTCTCACCGAGCTGTTTACCTACGCGGCCAATCGTGTGCCGGAGATTGCGGACAACATCGTTGAGATCGACGAGGCGATGAAGGCCGGCTACAACTGGGAGCTTGGCCCGTTTGAGATGTTTGACGCCGCCGGCGTTCGCGCGACGACGGAGAAGATGCGCGCGGCTGGCGCCCCGATTGCGGCGAATGTAGAAAAGCTGCTCGCTGTGGGAGGCACCTGGTACAGGGACGATGCTTCGGTGCCCAGCGGCCGGCTTTACTTTGATCCGGTTTCGAACAGCTATAAGCCTGTGGTTTTGCCTGATGGGGTCGCTTCGGTTGCGACGATCAAGAAGGCGAAGGGCGTCGTCAGAAAAAATCCCGGGGCCTCTGTGATCGACCTGGGTGACGGCGTCGCGGCGATTGAGCTGCACTCGAAGATGAATGCGTTGGGCGACGATATTGTCAGCCTGATTACGCAGACGCTGAAGCCTGCGAGCGAGCAGGTGGCTGGCTTCGAGGCGGTTGTGATTACGGGCGACTCAACGAACTTTTCGGTCGGCGCAAACCTGATGCAGTTGCTGCTGCTGATGCAGGACCAGGAGTGGGACGACGTTGATCTTGCCGTGCGCGCCTTTCAGAACATGACGCAGGCCATCAAGTTCTGCCCGAGGCCTGTCGTGGTTGCACCGTATGGCATGTGCCTGGGCGGTGGCACGGAGATGAGTCTGCACGCTGCTGCGCGACAGCCTCATGCTGAACTTTATATGGGGCTGGTGGAGACGGGCGTCGGCCTGATTCCAGGCGGCGGTGGATGCAAGGAGATGGCAATCCGCAGCGTGGAGGCGGCTACTAGCATCCGTCCGGATGGGCGAGGCGAGGGTGTGGAGTTGTTCGAAGCGCTCAAGAAAAACTTCGAGACGATTGCGATGGCGAAGGTCTCGACCTCAGCGGCTGAAGCGAGCGCGCTGGGATTTCTGAAGGACTCCGACAACGTGACGATGAACCGCGGGCGGCTTTTGACCGATGCGAAGCTGCGTGCGCGCCAATTGGCTGACGCGGGATATACGCCTCCTGTGCCGCGCAGCGATATTCCAGCGCCGGGAGAGAATGCGCTGGCTACGCTGAAGCTCGCCGTGTGGACGATGCACGAGGCGCAGTTCATCTCCGACCACGACGCGAAGGTTGCCAACTGGGTCGCGTATGCGCTGTGCGGCGGCAAAGTGACCCCGGGCACACCGGTGAGCGAGCAATATCTTCTCGATCTTGAACGCGAGGCGTTCCTCTCGCTCTGCGGAGAGAAGAAGACGCAGGAGCGGATTGCATTTACGTTGAAGACCGGCAAGCCGCTGAGAAATTAG
- a CDS encoding acetyl-CoA C-acyltransferase produces the protein MKDVIIASAVRTAVGKAPRGTLRTTRPDDLAAFAINGALARVPQLDRSEIEDVILGCAMPEAEQGMNVARVASFRAGLPVTASAMTINRYCSSGLQSIALAVDRIRGGGAEVIVAGGTESMSFVPFGGNKISVNPWLVDNYPGSYMSMGLTAERVAKHYGITREQMDQFSYESHQKALAAIAAGKFEDEIVPIPVTTATPNGKGKAKVVETIFKQDEGPRADTSLEALAKLKPVFHAKGTVTAGNSSQTSDGAAAAVVMSAERAAQLGIKPMARFIAFAYAGCDPEEMGIGPIHAVPKVLKMAGLSLDQIGVIELNEAFAAQSLAVIKVLGIDPTKLNVNGGAIALGHPLGCTGAKLTATILREMPLRNAKYGMVTMCVGGGMGAAGIFEAV, from the coding sequence ATGAAAGACGTCATCATTGCATCGGCAGTTCGGACAGCGGTGGGCAAGGCTCCGCGCGGCACGCTGCGCACGACGCGGCCCGATGATCTTGCAGCCTTTGCCATCAATGGGGCGCTGGCGCGTGTGCCGCAGCTTGACCGCTCTGAGATTGAAGATGTGATTCTCGGCTGCGCCATGCCCGAGGCCGAGCAGGGAATGAACGTCGCGCGCGTGGCCAGCTTTCGTGCGGGTCTGCCGGTGACGGCTTCGGCGATGACGATCAACCGCTATTGCTCTTCGGGATTGCAGAGCATTGCTCTCGCGGTGGACCGAATTCGCGGCGGCGGCGCAGAGGTGATCGTTGCGGGCGGCACGGAGAGCATGTCCTTTGTGCCATTCGGCGGCAATAAGATCTCGGTCAATCCGTGGCTCGTCGATAACTACCCAGGCTCGTACATGTCGATGGGCCTGACTGCAGAACGTGTGGCGAAGCACTACGGCATCACGCGCGAGCAGATGGACCAGTTCTCCTACGAGAGCCATCAGAAGGCGCTTGCCGCGATTGCCGCTGGAAAATTTGAAGACGAGATCGTCCCCATTCCAGTGACAACGGCGACGCCGAATGGAAAGGGCAAGGCCAAAGTTGTGGAGACGATCTTTAAGCAGGACGAAGGCCCACGCGCCGATACTTCGCTCGAAGCGCTGGCCAAGCTGAAGCCTGTCTTTCACGCGAAGGGAACGGTGACGGCAGGGAACTCGTCGCAGACTTCGGACGGCGCGGCGGCTGCGGTGGTCATGTCGGCTGAACGTGCTGCGCAGCTTGGTATCAAGCCGATGGCGCGTTTCATCGCCTTTGCCTATGCGGGCTGCGATCCTGAGGAGATGGGGATCGGGCCGATTCATGCGGTGCCGAAGGTGTTGAAGATGGCCGGCCTGAGCCTCGATCAGATCGGCGTCATCGAATTGAATGAGGCGTTCGCGGCACAGTCATTGGCCGTGATTAAGGTACTCGGGATTGATCCGACGAAGCTCAACGTCAACGGCGGCGCGATTGCTCTCGGCCACCCGTTGGGATGCACCGGAGCGAAGCTGACTGCGACGATCTTGCGCGAGATGCCGCTCCGCAACGCGAAGTACGGCATGGTGACGATGTGTGTGGGCGGCGGAATGGGCGCTGCGGGAATCTTCGAGGCCGTCTAA
- a CDS encoding alginate lyase family protein yields the protein MAKTTRREFLASASAAASLLCARPIWARQLAATNPNYEMVATLDRHRILAAADRYLSEKPITVMASHSALSSGGPHDYFSQGDYWWPDPAHPNGPYIRRDGMSNPANFNAHREALIRLSLIVPALTAAWALTQQKKYADHASLHLRAWFVDPATRMNPNLEYAQAIIGVSKGRGTGIIDTLHLVEPARAATLLANAGALEDATAIKAWFADYLEWMRTSKNGQDERDAKNNHGTCWVLQAAEFARFTSNEEVRTWCRDRFRTVLVPKQIAPDGSLPLELARTKPFSYSLFDTDVLADLCQSLSTASENLWHFTTPDGRGMEKLMAFMYPYIKDKSSWPYRHDVEHWNDFPVRQPSLLFAGIAYGQHEYIALWKTLNPDPTVPEVIRNYPVRQPLLWLPRA from the coding sequence ATGGCTAAAACAACTCGTCGAGAGTTCCTCGCCAGTGCAAGCGCAGCAGCAAGTCTTCTCTGTGCACGCCCCATCTGGGCCCGGCAGCTTGCAGCTACGAATCCCAACTATGAGATGGTTGCCACGCTTGACCGTCACCGCATCCTCGCCGCCGCGGACCGCTATCTCTCCGAAAAGCCCATCACAGTGATGGCAAGCCACAGCGCTCTCAGCTCCGGCGGGCCGCACGATTACTTCTCACAGGGAGACTACTGGTGGCCCGACCCCGCGCATCCCAACGGCCCCTATATCCGCCGCGACGGCATGTCCAACCCCGCCAACTTCAACGCGCACCGCGAGGCGCTGATTCGCCTCAGCCTCATCGTCCCTGCGCTGACCGCGGCGTGGGCGCTGACTCAGCAAAAAAAGTATGCCGACCACGCCAGCCTCCACCTGCGCGCGTGGTTCGTCGATCCCGCCACGCGGATGAATCCGAACCTCGAATACGCGCAGGCCATCATCGGCGTCAGCAAAGGCCGCGGCACCGGCATCATCGACACGCTGCACCTGGTCGAGCCTGCACGCGCGGCCACGCTGCTCGCCAACGCCGGAGCGCTCGAAGACGCGACGGCAATCAAAGCATGGTTCGCCGATTACCTCGAATGGATGCGCACCTCGAAGAATGGCCAGGACGAACGCGACGCGAAGAACAACCACGGCACCTGCTGGGTTCTGCAAGCCGCCGAGTTTGCCCGCTTCACCAGCAACGAAGAAGTCCGCACGTGGTGTCGCGATCGCTTCCGCACCGTGCTCGTGCCGAAGCAGATTGCGCCCGACGGCAGCCTGCCGCTCGAGCTCGCCCGCACCAAGCCATTCAGCTATTCCCTCTTCGACACCGACGTGCTCGCCGACCTCTGCCAAAGCCTCTCTACCGCAAGCGAAAATCTCTGGCACTTCACCACGCCCGATGGCCGAGGCATGGAGAAGCTGATGGCGTTCATGTATCCCTACATTAAAGACAAATCATCGTGGCCCTACCGCCACGACGTCGAACACTGGAACGACTTCCCTGTTCGCCAGCCCAGCCTGCTCTTCGCGGGTATTGCCTATGGGCAGCACGAATACATCGCGCTCTGGAAGACGCTCAACCCCGACCCCACCGTGCCCGAAGTCATTCGCAACTACCCTGTTCGTCAACCACTCTTGTGGCTGCCTCGCGCATAA
- a CDS encoding acyl-CoA dehydrogenase family protein: MSTMTVPIDKKIIPGGSFLISNAVPADCVFPEDFTEEQRQIAQTTAEFAMNEIVPVSDEIEAKDFSVTRKLIKQASELGLTSVDIPEEYGGLEMDKLTSAIIADNIAKQGSFSVAFSAHVGIGTLPIAWYGTAEQKKKYLPKLASGEFIGAYALSESTSGSDALNARTRAVLSADGKTYTLNGEKMWITNAGFADIFTVFAKCEVKEGKDAGKERLTAFLIERGTPGFTVGKEEHKLGIRGSSTCPLILADCKIPAENLLGEVGKGHHIAFNILNVGRYKLGNAAVGAARMSLGRGIAYAKERKSFGKSIVEFGLIQEKLADAAVGVFVGEALSYRTVGMIDAALADVDKHDTAAIQRAIEEYAVECSICKVWDSEMLDRVVDEVLQIYAGYGYVEEYPAERAYRDSRINRIFEGTNEINRLIITGRLIKAAMEGKLALMPAIKQLMDEVMSGPGEKPETEGPLADELALLANAKKLTLFAAGAATQKYMQKLADEQEIMGALADMIIQVYAMESAIVRAEKISGKTGAAGNAPAIPVALARIYADKAMSVIELAARKVLAAVAEGDTLRTQLAILRRLAKHDPADTISLRRQVAKHVVQAGKYAL, encoded by the coding sequence ATGTCCACGATGACAGTTCCAATCGATAAGAAGATCATTCCCGGAGGAAGCTTTCTCATCTCGAATGCAGTTCCTGCTGATTGCGTTTTCCCCGAGGACTTCACCGAGGAGCAGCGGCAGATCGCGCAGACGACGGCTGAGTTTGCGATGAACGAGATCGTGCCTGTCTCGGACGAGATCGAGGCGAAGGATTTTTCGGTCACGCGCAAGCTGATTAAACAGGCGTCGGAGTTGGGGCTGACCTCGGTCGATATTCCCGAGGAGTACGGCGGGCTGGAGATGGACAAGCTCACCTCGGCCATCATCGCCGACAACATCGCCAAGCAGGGAAGTTTTTCTGTGGCATTTTCCGCGCATGTGGGCATCGGCACGCTGCCGATCGCGTGGTACGGAACCGCGGAGCAGAAGAAGAAGTATCTGCCGAAGCTGGCAAGTGGCGAGTTCATCGGTGCCTACGCGCTGTCGGAGTCAACCTCGGGTTCGGACGCGCTCAATGCGCGCACGCGCGCCGTGCTCTCCGCGGACGGCAAGACCTACACGTTGAACGGCGAGAAGATGTGGATTACCAATGCCGGCTTCGCCGATATCTTCACCGTCTTTGCTAAATGCGAGGTGAAGGAAGGCAAGGACGCGGGCAAGGAGCGGCTGACGGCGTTTCTGATCGAGCGCGGCACGCCGGGATTCACGGTTGGCAAAGAGGAGCACAAGCTGGGGATTCGCGGCAGCTCAACGTGTCCGCTGATTCTGGCTGACTGCAAGATCCCTGCAGAGAATCTGCTGGGCGAAGTAGGCAAAGGGCATCACATCGCGTTCAACATCCTGAACGTTGGCCGCTACAAGCTGGGCAATGCAGCGGTGGGCGCGGCACGGATGTCGCTGGGACGCGGCATCGCCTACGCGAAGGAGCGCAAGTCCTTCGGCAAATCGATTGTTGAGTTCGGCCTGATTCAGGAGAAGCTCGCGGACGCGGCAGTCGGCGTGTTTGTGGGCGAGGCGCTGAGCTATCGCACGGTGGGGATGATCGACGCGGCGCTTGCCGATGTGGACAAACACGACACGGCAGCGATTCAGCGCGCGATCGAGGAGTACGCCGTGGAGTGCAGCATCTGCAAGGTGTGGGACTCGGAGATGCTGGACCGCGTGGTGGACGAGGTGCTGCAAATCTACGCAGGCTACGGCTACGTGGAGGAGTATCCGGCAGAGCGCGCATACCGCGACTCGCGCATCAACCGCATCTTTGAAGGCACCAACGAGATCAACCGGCTGATTATTACGGGCCGTCTGATCAAGGCTGCCATGGAGGGCAAGCTCGCACTGATGCCCGCGATCAAGCAGTTGATGGATGAGGTCATGTCCGGGCCGGGAGAGAAGCCCGAGACCGAAGGCCCGCTGGCGGACGAGCTCGCGCTGCTGGCCAACGCGAAAAAGCTGACGCTGTTCGCGGCCGGCGCGGCCACGCAGAAGTACATGCAGAAGCTGGCCGATGAGCAGGAGATTATGGGCGCTCTGGCCGACATGATCATTCAGGTCTACGCGATGGAGTCTGCCATCGTGCGAGCGGAAAAGATATCCGGGAAAACCGGAGCGGCGGGCAATGCTCCTGCAATCCCCGTTGCGCTCGCGCGCATTTACGCGGACAAGGCGATGTCTGTGATTGAGTTGGCAGCGCGCAAGGTGCTGGCGGCGGTGGCCGAGGGCGATACGCTCAGGACGCAGCTTGCCATCCTTCGACGCCTGGCTAAACATGACCCGGCGGACACGATCTCATTGCGGCGGCAGGTGGCAAAGCACGTGGTTCAGGCAGGGAAGTACGCGCTTTGA